Proteins encoded within one genomic window of Panicum virgatum strain AP13 chromosome 1N, P.virgatum_v5, whole genome shotgun sequence:
- the LOC120655211 gene encoding aspartate aminotransferase, mitochondrial-like: MAALSRAASCLTRRPQVQPSRLQAARAMASSLFGHVEPAPKDPILGVTEAYLADPSPDKMNVGVGAYRDDNGQPLVLNCVREAERRIAGNLNMEYLPMGGSIKTIEESLKLAYGEDSEFIKDKRIAAVQALSGTGACRLFADFQKRFLPDSQIYIPTPTWANHHNIWRDAQVPQKSFTYYHPESRGLDFSGLMNDIKNAPDGSFFLLHACAHNPTGVDPTEEQWREISHLFKVKKHFPFFDMAYQGFASGDPERDAKAIRIFLEDGHQIGCAQSYAKNMGLYGQRVGCLSILCEDEMQAVAVKSQLQQIARPMYSNPPVHGALVVSIILSDPELKSLWLKEVKGMADRIIGMRTALKENLEKLGSPLSWEHITNQIGMFCYSGMTPEQVDRLTNEFHIYMTRNGRISMAGVTTGNVQYLANAIHEVTKPN; this comes from the exons ATGGCGGCGCTGTCCCGCGCGGCCTCCTGCCTGACCCGGCGGCCGCAGGTGCAGCCGTCGAGGCTGCAGGCGGCGAGGGCGATGGCGTCGTCGCTGTTCGGCCACGTCGAGCCGGCGCCCAAGGACCCCATCCTCGGCGTCACCGAGGCCTACCTCGCGGACCCCTCGCCCGACAAGATGAACGTCGGCGTC GGCGCCTACCGGGACGACAACGGCCAGCCCCTCGTGCTCAACTGCGTGCGCGAGGCCGAGCGCCGGATTGCCGGCAACCTCAACAT GGAGTACCTCCCAATGGGAGGCAGTATAAAGACGATTGAAGAATCTCTGAAGCTGGCGTACGGAGAGGATTCCGAATTCATCAAAGACAAGAGGATCGCGGCAGTGCAGGCGCTTTCGGGCACTGGTGCCTGTCGGCTCTTTGCTGATTTCCAAAAGCGATTCTTGCCCGATTCGCAAATCTACATACCTACACCAACGTGGGCCAA CCATCACAATATTTGGAGGGATGCTCAAGTGCCACAGAAGTCATTCACATACTACCATCCAGAGTCGAGAGGGCTTGATTTTTCAGGACTAATGAATGACATCAAG AATGCTCCAGATGGTTCGTTCTTTTTGCTGCATGCATGTGCTCATAATCCTACTGGAGTAGATCCTACAGAGGAACAATGGAGGGAAATATCCCATCTGTTCAAG GTGAAAAAACATTTTCCATTCTTTGACATGGCATACCAAGGGTTTGCCAGCGGTGATCCAGAGAGAGATGCTAAGGCAATCCGAATTTTCCTTGAAGATGGACACCAAATTGGATGTGCTCAGTCATACGCAAAGAACATGGGACTTTATGGACAGAGAGTAGGATGCCTGAG TATTTTGTGCGAGGATGAGATGCAAGCAGTTGCTGTCAAGAGCCAACTGCAACAGATTGCAAGACCAATGTACAGCAACCCACCTGTTCATGGTGCACTAGTTGTTTCTATAATCCTCAGTGATCCAGAATTGAAGAGTTTATGGTTAAAAGAGGTCAAG GGTATGGCTGATCGTATCATTGGAATGCGGACGGCACTTAAGGAAAATCTTGAAAAGCTAGGTTCACCTTTGTCATGGGAGCACATCACTAATCAG ATTGGGATGTTCTGCTACAGTGGGATGACACCAGAACAAGTTGACCGGTTGACAAATGAATTCCATATTTACATGACCCGCAACGGGAGGATAAG CATGGCTGGTGTAACGACAGGAAATGTTCAATACTTGGCAAATGCTATTCACGAGGTTACCAAACCGAATTGA
- the LOC120655212 gene encoding probable LRR receptor-like serine/threonine-protein kinase At5g45780 isoform X1 gives MAAASPRFPPFAAALAAVSVLAAAGWAAAGDPPLSPKGLNYEVAALMAVKSRLRDEKGVMALWDINSVDPCTWSMVACSPDKFVVSLQMANNGLSGMLSPSIGNLSHLQTMSLQNNKISGDIPPEIGKLTNLNALDLSSNEFVGDIPSSLGQLTRLNYLRLDRNNLSGQIPVDVAKLPGLIFLDLSFNNLSGPVPKIYAHDYRLAGNQFLCNSSIIHGCSDLTAATNGTASRQVQRAKNHHQLALAISLSVTCSTVLVLLFVYWLSYCRWRLPFASADQDLEFELGHLKHFSFHDLQSATDNFNSKNVLGQGGFGIVYKGCLRNGPLVAVKRLKDPDVTGEVQFQTEVELIGLAVHRNLLHLYGFCMTSKERLLVYPYMPNGSVADRLRDYRNGKPSLDWSKRMRIALGAARGLLYLHEQCNPKIIHRDVKAANILLDESFEAIVGDFGLAKLLDRQESHVTTAVRGTIGHIAPEYLSTGQSSEKTDVYGFGILLLELITGPKTLSNGHGQSQKGMILDWVRELKEEKKLDKLVDRDLKDSFDVAELECSVDVIIQCTHTNPILRPKMSEVLHALEANVTLAESSIELNREPLPYGGPYSFSVRHEDPHDSSSFIIEPIELSGPR, from the exons atggcggcggcgtcgccgcggTTTCCTCCCTTcgccgcggcgctggcggcggtctcggtgctggctgctgcgggctgggccgcggccggggaccCGCCGCTCTCGCCCAAGGGGCTCAACTACGaag TGGCGGCGCTGATGGCGGTGAAGAGCCGGCTGCGGGACGAGAAGGGGGTCATGGCGCTGTGGGACATCAACTCCGTCGACCCCTGCACCTGGTCCATGGTCGCCTGCTCCCCCGACAAGTTCGTCGTCTCGCT CCAGATGGCCAACAACGGCTTGTCCGGGATGCTGTCGCCGAGCATCGGGAACCTCAGCCACCTGCAGACAAT GTCACTACAAAATAACAAAATATCAGGTGATATTCCTCCAGAAATAGGGAAGCTGACCAATCTGAATGCTCTTGACCTTTCTAGCAATGAGTTTGTTGGTGATATTCCAAGTTCATTGGGGCAGTTGACTCGATTAAATTACCT GCGCCTTGATAGGAATAACTTGTCTGGGCAGATCCCTGTGGATGTTGCTAAGCTTCCAGGTCTCATATTCCT TGACCTATCATTCAACAATTTAAGTGGCCCAGTTCCAAAAATCTATGCACATGACTACAG GCTTGCGGGAAATCAGTTCCTTTGCAATTCATCAATTATACATGGCTGTTCGGATTTGACAGCAGCAACTAATG GGACAGCGTCTAGACAGGTGCAAAGGGCCAAGAACCATCATCAATTAGCACTGGCAATTTCTCTAAGCGTCACCTGTTCCACAGTATTAGTTTTGTTGTTCGTGTATTGGCTAAGTTACTGCAGATGGCGCTTGCCTTTTGCTTCTGCTG ATCAAGATCTAGAGTTTGAATTGGGTCATCTGAAGCATTTCTCATTCCACGATCTGCAAAGTGCAACGGACAATTTTAATTCGAAGAATGTATTAGGCCAAGGAGGCTTTGGTATTGTTTATAAAGGCTGTCTGAGAAATGGACCTTTAGTGGCAGTGAAGAGATTAAAAGATCCTGATGTTACTGGTGAAGTTCAATTTCAAACAGAAGTTGAGTTGATTGGTCTTGCTGTGCACAGGAATCTCTTGCACTTGTATGGCTTTTGCATGACCTCGAAAGAGCGGTTACTTGTATATCCATATATGCCAAATGGCAGTGTTGCTGATCGATTGAGAG ATTATCGTAATGGAAAACCGTCTCTTGATTGGAGTAAACGCATGCGCATTGCTCTTGGGGCTGCCAGGGGATTACTCTACCTTCATGAACAATGCAATCCTAAGATCATTCACAGAGATGTCAAAGCTGCAAACATATTGCTTGATGAAAGTTTTGAAGCAATCGTTGGGGATTTTGGATTGGCAAAACTTCTTGACCGACAAGAATCACATGTTACTACTGCAGTTCGGGGCACTATTGGGCATATTGCTCCTGAGTATCTTTCAACTGGACAGTCTTCAGAAAAGACTGATGTTTATGGGTTTGGTATTCTCCTGTTGGAATTGATTACTGGTCCTAAAACCCTGAGCAATGGACATGGCCAGTCTCAGAAGGGCATGATTCTAGATTGG GTTAGAGAACTGAAGGAGGAAAAGAAACTGGATAAGCTGGTTGACAGGGATCTCAAGGATTCATTTGATGTTGCAGAGCTGGAGTGTTCTGTTGACGTGATTATCCAATGTACGCATACCAACCCTATCCTTCGGCCTAAGATGTCAGAAGTTCTGCACGCTCTTGAAGCGAACGTCACACTGGCAGAGAGCAGCATCGAGTTGAATAGAGAACCTCTTCCTTATGGAGGCCCTTACAGTTTCTCTGTCCGACATGAGGATCCTCATGATTCGTCATCCTTCATAATAGAACCAATCGAGCTGTCCGGTCCCAGATGA
- the LOC120655212 gene encoding probable LRR receptor-like serine/threonine-protein kinase At5g45780 isoform X2: MAAASPRFPPFAAALAAVSVLAAAGWAAAGDPPLSPKGLNYEVAALMAVKSRLRDEKGVMALWDINSVDPCTWSMVACSPDKFVVSLQMANNGLSGMLSPSIGNLSHLQTMSLQNNKISGDIPPEIGKLTNLNALDLSSNEFVGDIPSSLGQLTRLNYLRLDRNNLSGQIPVDVAKLPGLIFLDLSFNNLSGPVPKIYAHDYRLAGNQFLCNSSIIHGCSDLTAATNASRQVQRAKNHHQLALAISLSVTCSTVLVLLFVYWLSYCRWRLPFASADQDLEFELGHLKHFSFHDLQSATDNFNSKNVLGQGGFGIVYKGCLRNGPLVAVKRLKDPDVTGEVQFQTEVELIGLAVHRNLLHLYGFCMTSKERLLVYPYMPNGSVADRLRDYRNGKPSLDWSKRMRIALGAARGLLYLHEQCNPKIIHRDVKAANILLDESFEAIVGDFGLAKLLDRQESHVTTAVRGTIGHIAPEYLSTGQSSEKTDVYGFGILLLELITGPKTLSNGHGQSQKGMILDWVRELKEEKKLDKLVDRDLKDSFDVAELECSVDVIIQCTHTNPILRPKMSEVLHALEANVTLAESSIELNREPLPYGGPYSFSVRHEDPHDSSSFIIEPIELSGPR; encoded by the exons atggcggcggcgtcgccgcggTTTCCTCCCTTcgccgcggcgctggcggcggtctcggtgctggctgctgcgggctgggccgcggccggggaccCGCCGCTCTCGCCCAAGGGGCTCAACTACGaag TGGCGGCGCTGATGGCGGTGAAGAGCCGGCTGCGGGACGAGAAGGGGGTCATGGCGCTGTGGGACATCAACTCCGTCGACCCCTGCACCTGGTCCATGGTCGCCTGCTCCCCCGACAAGTTCGTCGTCTCGCT CCAGATGGCCAACAACGGCTTGTCCGGGATGCTGTCGCCGAGCATCGGGAACCTCAGCCACCTGCAGACAAT GTCACTACAAAATAACAAAATATCAGGTGATATTCCTCCAGAAATAGGGAAGCTGACCAATCTGAATGCTCTTGACCTTTCTAGCAATGAGTTTGTTGGTGATATTCCAAGTTCATTGGGGCAGTTGACTCGATTAAATTACCT GCGCCTTGATAGGAATAACTTGTCTGGGCAGATCCCTGTGGATGTTGCTAAGCTTCCAGGTCTCATATTCCT TGACCTATCATTCAACAATTTAAGTGGCCCAGTTCCAAAAATCTATGCACATGACTACAG GCTTGCGGGAAATCAGTTCCTTTGCAATTCATCAATTATACATGGCTGTTCGGATTTGACAGCAGCAACTAATG CGTCTAGACAGGTGCAAAGGGCCAAGAACCATCATCAATTAGCACTGGCAATTTCTCTAAGCGTCACCTGTTCCACAGTATTAGTTTTGTTGTTCGTGTATTGGCTAAGTTACTGCAGATGGCGCTTGCCTTTTGCTTCTGCTG ATCAAGATCTAGAGTTTGAATTGGGTCATCTGAAGCATTTCTCATTCCACGATCTGCAAAGTGCAACGGACAATTTTAATTCGAAGAATGTATTAGGCCAAGGAGGCTTTGGTATTGTTTATAAAGGCTGTCTGAGAAATGGACCTTTAGTGGCAGTGAAGAGATTAAAAGATCCTGATGTTACTGGTGAAGTTCAATTTCAAACAGAAGTTGAGTTGATTGGTCTTGCTGTGCACAGGAATCTCTTGCACTTGTATGGCTTTTGCATGACCTCGAAAGAGCGGTTACTTGTATATCCATATATGCCAAATGGCAGTGTTGCTGATCGATTGAGAG ATTATCGTAATGGAAAACCGTCTCTTGATTGGAGTAAACGCATGCGCATTGCTCTTGGGGCTGCCAGGGGATTACTCTACCTTCATGAACAATGCAATCCTAAGATCATTCACAGAGATGTCAAAGCTGCAAACATATTGCTTGATGAAAGTTTTGAAGCAATCGTTGGGGATTTTGGATTGGCAAAACTTCTTGACCGACAAGAATCACATGTTACTACTGCAGTTCGGGGCACTATTGGGCATATTGCTCCTGAGTATCTTTCAACTGGACAGTCTTCAGAAAAGACTGATGTTTATGGGTTTGGTATTCTCCTGTTGGAATTGATTACTGGTCCTAAAACCCTGAGCAATGGACATGGCCAGTCTCAGAAGGGCATGATTCTAGATTGG GTTAGAGAACTGAAGGAGGAAAAGAAACTGGATAAGCTGGTTGACAGGGATCTCAAGGATTCATTTGATGTTGCAGAGCTGGAGTGTTCTGTTGACGTGATTATCCAATGTACGCATACCAACCCTATCCTTCGGCCTAAGATGTCAGAAGTTCTGCACGCTCTTGAAGCGAACGTCACACTGGCAGAGAGCAGCATCGAGTTGAATAGAGAACCTCTTCCTTATGGAGGCCCTTACAGTTTCTCTGTCCGACATGAGGATCCTCATGATTCGTCATCCTTCATAATAGAACCAATCGAGCTGTCCGGTCCCAGATGA
- the LOC120655214 gene encoding shaggy-related protein kinase eta, whose translation MAALPGGAHAAGAADPMQVDQPRPAAAAAATAPADAKQAGSMIEGGDPVTGHIISTTIGGKNGEPKRTISYMAERVVGTGSFGIVFQAKCLETGETVAIKKVLQDKRYKNRELQIMRSMDHCNVVSLKHCFFSTTSRDELFLNLVMEFVPESLYRVLKHYSNMNQRMPLIYVKLYTYQIFRGLAYIHTVPGVCHRDVKPQNLLVDPLTHQVKICDFGSAKMLVKGEANISYICSRYYRAPELIFGATEYTTSIDIWSAGCVLAELLLGQPLFPGESAVDQLVEIIKVLGTPTREEIRCMNPNYTEFRFPQIKAHPWHKIFHKRMPPEAIDLASRLLQYSPNLRCTALEACAHPFFDELREPHARLPNGRPFPPLFNFKQELANASPELINRLIPDHARRHVGLS comes from the exons CAAGCTGGTTCTATGATTGAAGGGGGTGATCCAGTCACTGGTCACATAATCTCAACAACCATTGGAGGCAAGAATGGAGAACCTAAAAGG ACTATCAGCTACATGGCCGAGAGAGTTGTGGGAACTGGATCATTCGGAATCGTTTTCCAG GCTAAATGTCTGGAGACTGGTGAGACTGTTGCAATTAAGAAGGTTTTACAGGACAAGCGGTACAAGAATAGGGAGCTTCAAATCATGCGATCCATGGATCACTGCAATGTCGTCTCCTTGAAGCATTGCTTCTTCTCTACCACAAGCAGGGATGAACTTTTCCTTAACTTGGTGATGGAGTTTGTTCCTGAGTCACTGTATCGTGTACTGAAGCATTACAGCAATATGAACCAGAGGATGCCGCTTATATATGTCAAGTTATACACCTACCAG ATATTTCGGGGTTTAGCCTACATTCACACTGTACCTGGCGTTTGCCACAGGGATGTGAAACCTCAGAATCTTTTG GTTGATCCTCTGACTCACCAAGTGAAGATATGTGATTTTGGGAGTGCCAAAATGTTG GTCAAAGGTGAAGCGAACATATCATATATATGCTCACGTTATTACCGTGCTCCAGAGCTCATATTTGGGGCGACTGAGTACACAACATCAATTGATATCTGGTCAGCTGGATGTGTTCTTGCTGAGCTGCTTCTTGGCCAA CCTCTCTTCCCTGGTGAAAGTGCTGTGGATCAGCTTGTTGAGATAATAAAG GTTCTTGGTACTCCAACACGCGAGGAAATTCGATGTATGAACCCAAACTACACTGAATTTAGATTCCCTCAGATCAAAGCTCATCCATGGCACAAG ATTTTCCACAAGCGGATGCCTCCAGAAGCTATAGATCTCGCTTCACGTCTGCTCCAGTATTCACCAAATCTACGATGCACTGCT CTTGAAGCATGCGCACATCCATTCTTTGATGAGTTGCGGGAACCACATGCAAGGTTGCCAAATGGTCGGCCATTCCCTCCACTGTTTAACTTTAAACAGGAA CTAGCAAATGCTTCTCCTGAGCTTATCAACAGGTTGATCCCAGACCATGCGAGGCGGCATGTTGGGCTCAGTTAA